One segment of Streptomyces sp. YIM 121038 DNA contains the following:
- a CDS encoding ABC transporter substrate-binding protein, protein MSDPIPVTRDGDGPGRRSFLRYTGALGAAAGLGGGLVACGGPESTNDTGGSGGGTLTAVIGYGNDGSWDPTQTASAFAMAGNEHIYEALLGTDPISREPYPQLATAVPSDLKATTWKFELRAGATWHDGKPVTADDVVFVFDRILDPGTQTLAKGFFAAWLKEVRKVDARNVELVLKFPFPDGAARLTLAKIMPKHVYSAPGAWDDATKGKAIGSGPYRQASHHPKSNTTFEAYDDYNGPRKAAFKKMNWLTIVEAAPRVAKVSGGSADAQISDNIPYANIEQLKSGGMTVEGGAGMNNLFLMFNTAHKPFDDVRVRQALHYAIDRAKMIDVALKGHGKAATSFLNEGNPSYRPAKTVYGYDPKKAKALLKEAGVSGLKINLMAVNVSWISDCLPTIKASWDAIGVKTTLDPQETTAVFTKLDQKKDFQVVAAASNPNQFGIEADLIMHYNYGPENIWMGYARWAGNARAKELFRLMDKATRESDATRKKSMVQDYIDLVAEEAVLYPVVHNELMTAWNPKRLSGIRPQPYPGVNLLQARWV, encoded by the coding sequence GTGGCGTGCGGCGGGCCCGAGTCCACCAACGACACCGGGGGCAGCGGCGGCGGGACCCTCACCGCCGTCATCGGCTACGGCAACGACGGCAGTTGGGACCCCACGCAGACGGCGTCCGCGTTCGCCATGGCGGGTAACGAACACATCTACGAGGCGCTGCTCGGCACCGACCCGATCAGCCGCGAGCCGTACCCGCAGCTCGCCACCGCGGTGCCGAGCGACCTGAAGGCCACGACCTGGAAGTTCGAGCTGCGGGCCGGCGCCACGTGGCACGACGGGAAGCCGGTCACCGCCGACGACGTGGTGTTCGTCTTCGACCGCATCCTGGACCCCGGCACCCAGACCCTGGCCAAGGGCTTCTTCGCGGCCTGGCTCAAGGAGGTCCGCAAGGTCGACGCGCGCAACGTCGAGCTCGTACTCAAGTTCCCCTTCCCCGACGGCGCGGCGCGGCTCACCCTCGCCAAGATCATGCCGAAGCACGTGTACTCCGCGCCGGGCGCCTGGGACGACGCCACCAAGGGCAAGGCGATCGGCTCGGGCCCGTACCGGCAGGCCTCGCACCACCCGAAGTCCAACACGACCTTCGAGGCGTACGACGACTACAACGGGCCCCGCAAGGCCGCCTTCAAGAAGATGAACTGGCTGACGATCGTGGAGGCCGCCCCGCGCGTCGCCAAGGTCTCCGGCGGCAGCGCGGACGCGCAGATCTCCGACAACATCCCGTACGCCAACATCGAGCAGCTCAAGAGCGGCGGCATGACCGTCGAGGGCGGCGCCGGGATGAACAACCTCTTCCTGATGTTCAACACCGCCCACAAGCCCTTCGACGACGTGCGGGTGCGCCAGGCCCTGCACTACGCCATCGACCGCGCGAAGATGATCGACGTCGCCCTGAAGGGCCACGGCAAGGCCGCCACGTCCTTCCTGAACGAGGGCAACCCCAGCTACCGCCCGGCCAAAACTGTGTACGGCTACGACCCCAAGAAGGCCAAGGCCCTGCTGAAGGAGGCCGGGGTCTCGGGCCTGAAGATCAACCTGATGGCCGTCAACGTCAGCTGGATCAGCGACTGCCTGCCCACCATCAAGGCCTCCTGGGACGCGATCGGCGTCAAGACCACCCTGGACCCGCAGGAGACCACGGCCGTCTTCACCAAGCTGGACCAGAAGAAGGACTTCCAGGTCGTCGCGGCCGCCTCGAACCCCAACCAGTTCGGCATCGAGGCCGACCTGATCATGCACTACAACTACGGCCCCGAGAACATCTGGATGGGCTACGCCCGCTGGGCGGGCAACGCCCGCGCCAAGGAGCTGTTCCGGCTCATGGACAAGGCGACCCGCGAGTCCGACGCCACCCGCAAGAAGTCGATGGTCCAGGACTACATCGACCTCGTCGCCGAGGAGGCCGTGCTCTACCCCGTCGTCCACAACGAGCTGATGACGGCGTGGAACCCCAAGCGGCTCAGCGGCATAAGGCCCCAGCCCTACCCCGGCGTCAACCTCCTCCAGGCCCGGTGGGTCTGA
- a CDS encoding ABC transporter permease — protein sequence MTAILRILLRRLALLVPLLLGIVLFVFLVMRFSDVDPASAFFQGANPTPEQLHQFREENGLLDPLPVRYADFVGDLLHGDMGISVLTRSAVVDQVTTALPLTMQLTFLGLGIAVVVSLLLGVTAAIYRDRLPDQIVRVVSLTGVAAPGFWLALLMIQYLAVDLGWFPTGGYINPNDSFTGWLRTMTLPALALSLPVAAQMTRIIRTAVVEELDKDYVRTAVGSGLPPVVVVGRNVLRNALINPLTVLGLRVGYLLGGAVVIETIFSLPGMGKLMIDAVKNGDPAVVQGVVITTAVGFVVVNLVIDILYLLVNPRLRGTS from the coding sequence GTGACCGCGATCCTGCGCATCCTGCTCCGCCGCCTCGCCCTGCTCGTCCCGCTGCTGCTCGGCATCGTCCTGTTCGTCTTCCTCGTCATGCGCTTCTCGGACGTCGACCCGGCCTCCGCGTTCTTCCAGGGCGCCAACCCGACCCCGGAGCAACTGCATCAGTTCCGCGAGGAGAACGGCCTGCTCGACCCGCTGCCCGTGCGCTACGCCGACTTCGTCGGCGACCTGCTCCACGGCGACATGGGCATCAGCGTCCTGACCCGCTCCGCGGTCGTCGACCAGGTCACCACGGCCCTGCCCCTGACCATGCAGCTCACCTTCCTCGGGCTCGGCATCGCCGTCGTCGTCTCGCTGCTGCTCGGCGTGACCGCCGCGATCTACCGCGACCGGCTGCCCGACCAGATCGTCCGCGTCGTCTCCCTGACCGGCGTCGCCGCGCCCGGCTTCTGGCTGGCCCTGCTCATGATCCAGTACCTGGCCGTGGACCTGGGCTGGTTCCCGACCGGCGGCTACATCAACCCCAACGACTCCTTCACCGGCTGGCTCAGAACGATGACGCTGCCCGCGCTCGCCCTGTCCCTGCCGGTGGCCGCGCAGATGACCCGCATCATCCGCACCGCCGTCGTCGAGGAACTCGACAAGGACTACGTCCGCACCGCCGTGGGCAGCGGCCTGCCGCCCGTCGTGGTCGTCGGCCGCAACGTCCTGCGCAACGCCCTCATCAACCCGCTCACCGTGCTCGGCCTGCGCGTCGGCTATCTGCTCGGCGGCGCCGTCGTCATCGAGACGATCTTCTCCCTGCCCGGCATGGGCAAGCTGATGATCGACGCGGTGAAGAACGGGGACCCCGCCGTCGTGCAGGGCGTCGTCATCACCACCGCCGTCGGCTTCGTCGTGGTGAACCTCGTCATCGACATCCTCTACCTCCTGGTCAACCCGCGCCTGAGGGGAACCTCCTGA
- a CDS encoding dipeptide/oligopeptide/nickel ABC transporter permease/ATP-binding protein, producing the protein MPFASRKALTDRLARPGLRLRSLRKLPVLSRIAVGVLAVVVLVALFAPLLAPHDPLEQQSLVDGTGHPSADHWMGQDSLGRDILSRLMYGARWSLAIGLGATLLALTVGAVVGAVAATSRKAVDESLMRVLDIVMAFPGIALAAVLVAVFGGGITVLICAIAFLFTPPIARVVRANVLDQYSEDYVTAERVVGARTPHILIKHVAINCAAPVLVFCTVQVAEAIVFEASLSFIGAGVRPPDPSWGSVIADGKNMVLIGGWWATVFPGLLMLLTVLSLNVLSEGVSDAWAAPSGREVDPARAEDEVEAPEPGSGEVLELPGLADAAARLRTRARPLPEGTPVLDVRDLAIGFDARHGGVDIVDGISFQVRPGEVLGLVGESGCGKSLTALTVMGLQPKGARVRGRVTFAGQELIGLPPRARRRLLGHDMAMIYQDALSSLNPAMTVRAQLKQVVRRGGHRSPAELLSLVGLDPDRTLRSYPHELSGGQRQRVLIAMALSRDPKLIVADEPTTALDVTVQAQVIQLLLRLRAELGFALILVSHDLALVADVTDRVAVMYGGQIVETGVTAELVEYPTHHYTRGLLGSVLSLESAAQRLTQIKGVVPSPADFPAGCRFADRCPLASELCRTTAPELLGVLSHRTACHHPALAPHEPSARERPAPERPEGARDGVDSGSAARARPATNDPQPPESREGIAHDAR; encoded by the coding sequence ATGCCGTTCGCCTCGCGCAAGGCGCTGACCGACAGGCTCGCCCGGCCGGGCCTGCGGCTGCGGTCGCTGCGCAAGCTGCCCGTCCTGTCGCGGATCGCGGTCGGCGTGCTCGCCGTCGTCGTCCTCGTCGCCCTGTTCGCCCCGCTGCTCGCCCCGCACGACCCGCTCGAACAGCAGTCCCTGGTGGACGGCACCGGGCACCCCTCCGCCGACCACTGGATGGGCCAGGACAGCCTCGGCCGGGACATCCTCAGCCGGCTCATGTACGGCGCCCGCTGGTCGCTCGCCATCGGGCTCGGCGCGACCCTCCTTGCCCTCACCGTCGGCGCGGTCGTCGGCGCGGTCGCCGCGACCTCGCGCAAGGCCGTGGACGAGTCCCTCATGCGGGTCCTGGACATCGTCATGGCGTTCCCCGGCATCGCGCTCGCCGCCGTCCTCGTCGCCGTGTTCGGCGGCGGCATCACCGTCCTGATCTGCGCGATCGCGTTCCTGTTCACCCCGCCCATCGCCCGGGTCGTCCGCGCCAACGTCCTGGACCAGTACAGCGAGGACTACGTCACCGCCGAACGCGTCGTCGGCGCCCGCACCCCGCACATCCTCATCAAGCACGTCGCCATCAACTGCGCCGCGCCCGTCCTCGTCTTCTGCACCGTGCAGGTCGCCGAGGCCATCGTCTTCGAAGCCTCGCTGTCCTTCATCGGCGCGGGCGTCCGGCCCCCCGACCCGTCCTGGGGCAGCGTCATCGCCGACGGCAAGAACATGGTGCTCATCGGCGGCTGGTGGGCCACCGTGTTCCCCGGCCTCCTGATGCTCCTGACCGTGCTGTCCCTGAACGTGCTGTCCGAAGGCGTGTCCGACGCCTGGGCCGCGCCCTCGGGCCGCGAGGTCGACCCCGCCCGCGCCGAGGACGAGGTCGAGGCCCCCGAGCCCGGCAGCGGCGAGGTCCTCGAACTGCCCGGCCTCGCCGACGCCGCCGCCCGTCTGCGCACCCGCGCCCGGCCGCTGCCCGAGGGCACGCCCGTCCTGGACGTACGGGACCTGGCCATCGGCTTCGACGCCCGGCACGGCGGGGTCGACATCGTCGACGGCATCAGCTTCCAGGTCCGGCCCGGCGAAGTCCTCGGCCTGGTGGGCGAGTCCGGCTGCGGCAAGTCCCTGACCGCCCTGACCGTCATGGGGCTCCAGCCCAAGGGCGCCCGCGTCCGCGGCCGCGTCACCTTCGCCGGGCAGGAGCTCATCGGCCTGCCCCCGCGGGCCCGGCGCCGGCTGCTCGGCCACGACATGGCGATGATCTACCAGGACGCCCTGTCCTCCCTGAACCCGGCCATGACCGTGCGCGCCCAGCTCAAGCAGGTCGTCCGGCGCGGCGGCCACCGCTCCCCCGCCGAACTGCTCTCCCTGGTGGGCCTCGACCCGGACCGCACCCTGCGCAGCTACCCGCACGAGCTGTCCGGCGGCCAGCGCCAGCGCGTGCTCATCGCGATGGCCCTGTCCCGCGACCCGAAGCTGATCGTCGCGGACGAGCCCACCACCGCCCTGGACGTCACCGTGCAGGCACAGGTCATCCAGCTCCTCCTGCGGCTGCGCGCGGAGCTCGGCTTCGCGCTGATCCTGGTCTCCCACGACCTGGCGCTCGTCGCGGACGTCACCGACCGCGTCGCGGTGATGTACGGCGGCCAGATCGTCGAGACCGGGGTCACCGCGGAGCTGGTGGAGTACCCCACCCACCACTACACGCGCGGCCTGCTCGGCTCCGTCCTCTCCCTGGAGTCCGCCGCCCAGCGCCTCACCCAGATCAAGGGCGTCGTGCCGTCGCCCGCCGACTTCCCCGCCGGGTGCCGCTTCGCCGACCGCTGCCCGCTCGCGAGCGAGCTGTGCCGCACGACGGCGCCGGAACTCCTGGGCGTGCTCTCCCACCGGACGGCCTGCCACCACCCGGCACTCGCGCCCCACGAACCCTCGGCACGGGAGCGCCCCGCACCGGAGCGCCCCGAAGGGGCGCGGGACGGTGTCGACAGCGGCTCCGCCGCGCGGGCGCGCCCAGCCACGAACGACCCGCAGCCGCCAGAATCACGGGAGGGAATCGCCCATGACGCCCGCTGA
- a CDS encoding ABC transporter ATP-binding protein, translating to MTPAEEPAEELIALRDAHVVHRARTGGVFSRDKVYALTGADLTIAPGETVGVVGESGCGKSTLAKVLVGIQRPTAGTVEYRGRDLWRMKPPERRTTIGSDTAMIFQDPSTALNRRLPVRQILRDPLDVHRRGRPAQRDARVRELMSLVGLPTALADGLPGQLSGGQRQRVAIARALALEPELVVADEPTSALDVSVRAQILNLLLDLKERLGLALVFVSHDIQTVRRMSDRVITMYLGRIVEEAPAADILDQARHPYTRALFSATPGLLDPIDPIPLVGPVPSATRPPSGCPFRTRCWKADDACAAAMPDTTEEGSAHRFRCHHPVPAGETTRDLVSQSAQATQPASTATAAATATSKEAP from the coding sequence ATGACGCCCGCTGAAGAGCCCGCTGAAGAGCTCATCGCGCTGCGCGACGCCCACGTCGTCCACAGGGCCCGCACCGGCGGCGTCTTCTCCCGCGACAAGGTGTACGCGCTCACCGGCGCCGACCTGACCATCGCCCCCGGCGAAACCGTCGGCGTCGTCGGCGAGTCCGGCTGCGGCAAGTCCACCCTGGCCAAGGTACTCGTGGGCATCCAGCGCCCCACCGCAGGCACCGTCGAGTACCGCGGCCGCGACCTGTGGCGGATGAAGCCCCCGGAGCGGCGCACCACCATCGGCAGCGACACCGCCATGATCTTCCAGGACCCCTCGACCGCCCTGAACCGGCGGCTTCCCGTCCGTCAGATCCTGCGCGACCCGCTCGACGTCCACCGGCGCGGCAGACCGGCCCAACGGGACGCACGCGTACGGGAGTTGATGAGCCTGGTCGGCCTGCCCACGGCGCTCGCGGACGGGCTGCCCGGCCAGCTCTCGGGCGGCCAGCGCCAGCGCGTCGCGATCGCCAGGGCGCTCGCCCTGGAGCCCGAGCTCGTCGTGGCCGACGAGCCCACCAGCGCCCTGGACGTCTCGGTCCGCGCCCAGATCCTCAACCTCCTCCTCGATCTGAAGGAACGTCTCGGCCTCGCCCTGGTGTTCGTCTCGCACGACATCCAGACGGTCCGCAGGATGAGCGACCGGGTGATCACCATGTATCTGGGCCGGATCGTCGAGGAGGCGCCCGCCGCCGACATCCTCGACCAGGCCCGGCACCCCTACACCCGCGCCCTGTTCTCCGCCACGCCCGGCCTTCTGGACCCCATCGACCCCATCCCGCTCGTCGGCCCCGTCCCCTCGGCCACCCGGCCGCCCAGCGGGTGCCCCTTCCGGACACGCTGCTGGAAGGCGGACGACGCCTGCGCGGCGGCCATGCCGGACACTACGGAGGAGGGGTCCGCGCACCGCTTCCGGTGCCACCACCCCGTACCGGCGGGCGAGACCACGCGCGACCTCGTCAGCCAGTCGGCACAGGCCACACAGCCGGCATCCACCGCGACGGCCGCCGCCACGGCCACGTCCAAGGAGGCTCCATGA
- a CDS encoding dihydrodipicolinate synthase family protein: MTALPTLLTGVVPPVCTPLTPDNEVDVASLERLVDHLVGAGVDALFVLGSSSEAAYLPDAHRRTVVSAVVHHVGGRLPVLAGAIDMTTLRVLDHVRAAAAAGADGVVVTAPFYTRTHPAEIARHYRLVAERGGLPVFAYDLPVSVHTKLDADLVLDLAAEGTLAGLKDSSGDDGGLRRVLLGAPPAFSVLTGSELTVDSALAMGAHGVVPGLGNVDPDGYVRLYRAARAGDLDGARAEQERLCALFRMTETGSPARMGRSSSSLGAFKAALHLRGVIAHPTTAVPQIPLSPEDVERVGKHLAAAGLL; encoded by the coding sequence ATGACCGCACTCCCCACCCTGTTGACCGGTGTCGTCCCGCCCGTCTGCACCCCCCTGACGCCGGACAACGAGGTGGACGTCGCCTCGCTGGAGCGCCTCGTCGACCACCTGGTCGGCGCGGGCGTGGACGCGCTGTTCGTCCTCGGCTCCTCGTCGGAGGCGGCGTACCTGCCCGACGCCCACCGCAGGACCGTCGTGTCCGCGGTCGTCCACCACGTCGGCGGCCGACTCCCCGTCCTGGCCGGGGCCATCGACATGACGACGCTGCGCGTCCTCGACCACGTGCGGGCCGCGGCCGCCGCCGGGGCCGACGGCGTCGTCGTGACCGCGCCCTTCTACACCCGCACCCACCCCGCCGAGATCGCCCGCCACTACCGGCTCGTCGCCGAGCGCGGCGGCCTGCCCGTCTTCGCGTACGACCTGCCCGTCTCGGTGCACACCAAGCTCGACGCCGACCTCGTCCTCGACCTCGCGGCCGAGGGCACCCTGGCCGGGCTCAAGGACTCCAGCGGCGACGACGGAGGCCTGCGCCGCGTCCTGCTCGGCGCGCCGCCCGCCTTCAGCGTCCTCACCGGCTCGGAGCTGACGGTCGACTCGGCCCTCGCGATGGGCGCGCACGGCGTGGTCCCCGGCCTCGGCAACGTCGACCCCGACGGCTACGTCCGCCTCTACCGCGCGGCCCGCGCCGGGGACCTCGACGGCGCCCGCGCCGAGCAGGAGCGCCTCTGCGCCCTGTTCCGCATGACCGAGACGGGCTCCCCCGCCCGGATGGGCCGCAGCTCCTCCAGCCTGGGCGCCTTCAAGGCCGCCCTCCATCTGCGCGGCGTCATCGCCCACCCCACCACGGCCGTTCCCCAGATCCCCCTCTCCCCCGAGGACGTGGAGCGCGTGGGCAAGCACCTGGCGGCGGCGGGCCTGTTGTAG
- a CDS encoding response regulator transcription factor, with translation MKIRVLLADDQALVRAAFAMLVESAPDMDVVAQAGTGREAVELARVRRADLVVMDVRMPDLDGIEATRLIAADEDLAGVKVLMLTTYDTDEHVVEALRAGASGFLVKDTRPAELLDAIRTVAAGDSLLSPGPTARLIARVLRQPEAPGATADAPRSLAALSDRERQVLTLVARGLNNTEVAEALGLSPLTAKTHVSRIMGKLTARDRAQLVITAYEAGLVRPGG, from the coding sequence GTGAAGATCCGCGTGCTCCTCGCCGACGACCAGGCCCTGGTGCGGGCCGCGTTCGCGATGCTCGTGGAGTCGGCGCCCGACATGGACGTGGTGGCCCAGGCGGGCACCGGGCGCGAGGCGGTGGAGCTGGCCCGCGTCCGGCGCGCCGACCTCGTCGTCATGGACGTGCGCATGCCCGACCTCGACGGGATCGAGGCGACGCGCCTCATCGCCGCCGACGAGGACCTCGCCGGGGTGAAGGTCCTCATGCTCACCACGTACGACACCGACGAGCACGTCGTCGAGGCGCTGCGGGCCGGGGCGTCCGGCTTCCTCGTCAAGGACACCAGGCCGGCGGAGCTCCTGGACGCGATCCGCACGGTGGCGGCGGGCGACTCCCTGCTGTCCCCCGGCCCGACGGCCCGCCTCATCGCCCGCGTCCTGCGCCAGCCGGAGGCCCCCGGCGCCACGGCCGACGCGCCCCGCTCCCTGGCCGCGCTCTCCGACCGCGAGCGCCAGGTGCTCACCCTGGTCGCCCGCGGCCTGAACAACACGGAGGTGGCGGAGGCCCTGGGGCTCAGCCCCCTCACGGCCAAGACCCACGTCAGCCGCATCATGGGCAAGCTGACCGCCCGCGACCGTGCCCAGCTGGTCATCACCGCGTACGAGGCGGGCCTGGTCAGACCGGGCGGGTGA
- a CDS encoding histidine kinase, with product MDADTAALDPCPREGGPDDVPYPPPATRPWWPFSGAAPDSRRALREDALFAVVLAACAALLAVLIKDGRSPDALGWALLLCGHVPIVWRRRRPMAVLLATMAFVGPYHALDYDHAAATHVGMVALYTVAVSGRPRRTLLTGVHIIALILVVNTGVGGDPVTEVVRITGWIVAVLVFGTYVRVHRQYVASVVERAERAERTREEEARRRVAEERLRVARDLHDLLAHSITLVGVQTSVAAHVLSADPERLDRAAVAGALDDIADTCRAARGELRATLEVLRSGPESGAGADEYRGPLPGIDGIGDLAGAARTAGAKVELAMAEVTAVPPVVGAAAYRIVQEALTNAVRHGGPGLAVRVALGERAGALCLSVSDDGTGPAAPPAARAAPGFGIIGMRERARSVGGTLQAGPREGRGFEVVAELPLGARESERAEEVAR from the coding sequence ATGGACGCGGACACCGCCGCACTCGACCCGTGTCCGCGGGAAGGGGGACCCGACGACGTGCCGTACCCGCCGCCCGCCACCCGCCCCTGGTGGCCGTTCTCCGGAGCGGCGCCGGACTCGCGCCGCGCCCTGCGGGAGGACGCGCTGTTCGCGGTGGTCCTCGCCGCCTGCGCCGCACTGCTCGCCGTCCTGATCAAGGACGGCCGGTCGCCGGACGCCCTCGGCTGGGCCCTCCTGCTGTGCGGCCACGTCCCGATCGTCTGGCGCCGCCGCAGGCCGATGGCGGTGCTCCTGGCCACCATGGCCTTCGTCGGCCCGTACCACGCCCTCGACTACGACCACGCCGCCGCGACCCACGTGGGCATGGTCGCCCTCTACACCGTCGCCGTCTCCGGCCGCCCCCGCCGCACCCTCCTGACCGGCGTGCACATCATCGCGCTCATCCTCGTCGTCAACACGGGCGTCGGCGGGGACCCGGTCACGGAGGTCGTGCGGATCACCGGCTGGATCGTCGCCGTGCTGGTCTTCGGCACGTACGTCCGCGTGCACCGGCAGTACGTCGCCTCGGTGGTGGAGCGCGCCGAGCGGGCCGAGCGCACCCGCGAGGAGGAGGCGCGGCGCCGCGTCGCGGAGGAGCGGCTGCGGGTCGCCCGCGATCTGCACGACCTGCTCGCGCACAGCATCACGCTCGTCGGCGTGCAGACGTCGGTGGCCGCGCACGTGCTCTCCGCCGACCCCGAGCGCCTGGACCGGGCGGCCGTCGCCGGGGCCCTCGACGACATCGCCGACACCTGCCGGGCCGCGCGCGGCGAACTCCGGGCGACCCTCGAAGTGCTGCGCTCCGGGCCCGAGTCGGGCGCGGGGGCCGACGAGTACCGCGGCCCGCTGCCCGGCATCGACGGCATCGGCGACCTCGCGGGGGCGGCCCGCACGGCCGGGGCGAAGGTCGAGCTCGCGATGGCGGAGGTGACCGCGGTGCCGCCCGTGGTCGGGGCCGCGGCCTACCGGATCGTGCAGGAGGCCCTGACCAACGCCGTGCGGCACGGTGGCCCCGGCCTCGCGGTGCGCGTGGCGTTGGGGGAGCGCGCGGGCGCCCTGTGCCTGTCCGTGAGCGACGACGGCACCGGGCCCGCCGCACCCCCCGCCGCGCGGGCCGCGCCCGGGTTCGGCATCATCGGCATGCGGGAGCGGGCCCGCAGCGTCGGCGGGACGCTCCAGGCCGGGCCGCGCGAGGGACGGGGGTTCGAAGTGGTGGCGGAACTGCCGCTGGGGGCACGGGAGTCCGAGCGGGCCGAGGAGGTGGCGCGGTGA